ATTGCGATCCTGAGTTGTTCGTCTACCTCGTGCGCAACCCCGAGGTGGTGGTGAACATCTGGGAACTAATGGGCGTCTCGCAAATGGTCGCCGAACGGACCAGTGCCTTTACCTGGAAGGGTAACGACGGCCAAGGTACCGAAAGCAACATCGAACTAGTCTACGGCACCGACGAACTCCACTTGCTCTATGGCGAAGGCTTTTACGAAGGCCCGCTGCTGAAACGCAAAGTGGCCGGCCGCGCTGTGATTCTCCTCCGCACCAGCTATGGCCTCGGGGCCGATGGTCGCGCTCAGGTCAGCAACAAGCTCGACGTCTTCATTGCCATCGATAACGTGGGGGCCGAACTCCTCGCCAAGACGCTGCAGCCCATGGTCGGCAGCACTGCCGATGTGAACTTCACCGAAGCGGCCAAGTTCCTCGGCAAGCTATCGCAGACGGCAGAGACCAATCCCGACGGCATGCCGCGCTTGGCTCAAAAGCTGAATCGCTGCAACGAAGACGTTAAGCGGGGCTTCACCAGCGTCGCCACTTCCGTCGGCCAGCGTGTCGCTCAGCGGACGGCTGCCAACAACACTCAGCGGCGCTAACTCAGCGACACTAGTTGGAAGATCGTCCTCATGCTCCGCGTGAGGACTTGCCATCCCCATTTGCTTGCGGGCCGCTGGTGCGCGAGAATAGCGGGCGAACACTTTCGCCCGCTCTCTTTTTTCTCGCCTCGCACTCATGACAGCAGCCACTGCCAAGCCTCCCTACGAGTTAGTCGATTTCGCCGTAATCGCGCCGGTCGCATGTCCCTGCGGACAAGCGCGTCGGGGCCTCGCCGAGGTCACCGACTATCCCGGCACGATTCACGTCACCGAGATCTCGGTCGACGCCAAGCTCCACTATCACAAAACGCTCACCGAGACCTATTACTTTCTCGAGTGCGAGCCCAACGCCCGCATGCAGCTGAACGACGAGATTCTCGACGTCCGCCCCGGCACCTGCATCATGATTCGCCCCGGCACGCGCCACCGCGCCCTCGGCCAGGCGAAGGTCCTGATCGTCGTCTATCCTAAGTTCGATCCACACGATGAGTGGTTCGATGAGTAATGGACGAGGGCCGGGGGAAAATGCAAGACAACTTTTCTCTGACCTCTGACCTCTGACCTCTGACCTCTGACCTCTGACCTCTGACCTCTGACCTCTGACCTCTGACCTCTGACCCTCGTCTCCCGCCTCCCGTCCCTCGCCCCCTTCCCCCCGGAGCCACCCATGCCCAGCCGTGCGTTAACCGAGTACCGCTACGAAAAGCTCACCTGGCCCGAGATCAATGACGCGATCGAAGAGGGACAGGTCTGCATCGTCCCTTGCGGCGCTGTCGAGCAGCACGGCCCACATTTGCCCCTGGATGTCGACCTGGTTTGTCCCGGCGGCATTGCCCGCGGTGCGGGACTGGAGATACCGTCGAAGGTGAAGGTGCTGCCGATTGTGGCCTACGGTTACACCGGGCACGTGATGGATTTTCCCGGCACCATCAACAACGACTTCGAACACTTCATGCACCACGTGCTCGATATCACCAAGTCGCTCGCCTATCACGGCTTCAAGAAGATCATCCTGCTCAACGGCCATGGTTCGAACATGCCGAACCTCGACCTGGTCGCGCGGCGCACAAACCTGGAGACCGATGCCGAGTGCCTCGTCGCTGCCTGGTGGAACCTGCTGACCGTCGACAAGGAATTCCTCCCCAGCTGGCGCGAAAGCAAGTTCCCTGGCGGCTGCGCCCATGCCTGCGAACTCGAGACTTCGCTCTACATGTACCTCGATGGCGACAACGTCCGCAAGGATCTGATCAAGAACGGACTCATCAGCTTTAACGCAGACGAGAGCCCATTTCAGTGGGTCGATCTATTCGGTGCGGGACCGGCGACCGTCGTCTCGTGGACTAGCAGTTACAGCGAAACCGGCGTGCTGGGCGAAGCCGAACTAGCAACCGCAGAAAAAGGTCGCCGGGCTTACGAAGAAGCAGTCAAGCAACTGGTCCGCTTTGCCACCTGGTTCAAAGATCGTCCCAAAGACGTTCGCCGCGACCATCATCGCACCCCGCCCACCATGCCAATTCCGTGGGGACAACGGCCGGTGAAGCAGTAGCTTTGCAGGGGGCGGGAGTCTTTGGCGAAGTAAGACTTTTCAAATAGCTAAGTCACTTTTCGCCAAAGACTCCCGACCCCAGAAAAGTTAACCAGACAGGTTAACCCGAGAAGTTGCCTTCCCCTTCGGGAAAGCGACCGGCGAGAAACCAACGTTCCCACCACCGGGCTGGGCGCAGGCGATTGTCGCTGGCTTTGACCACGCGCTGTTTGCCGCGGCGGGTCAGAATCGAAAGAGTGCCGTCCGGCAGAACTTCCTGCACCACCCAGTATTTGCGCACCGCGTAGCTATAGCCTTCGCCGTTGGGTTCGGGATCCAGTTCGACCGCTCGCGGAGTCGGATGACTGCTGTGCTTGCTGGCCAGATAGACGACTCGATCACCAGGTTTATACATCGAACCACCCCCACCGGCTTCTTGCCGACTGCCCATCGACTTACCTTCCGTTGGCAAATCTCTCAGCAGCTATCCATTCTATCGAATTGGAAAAACTTGTTTCGTTAACCCTTCTTTTGGAGAGGCAGGTTCCCGCTGCAAATTCAATCGTAGGTCAGCACCCCCCGCAGTTCAAGGGCAACTTCGCCCCGCCAGTTCTGAGCCACTCCCGGCGAGGTTTTGAGAAGGTTCTTACAAGCGGCCTCAGCAGGCTGGCCTGCGGCCCCGATCTTGCCGATTTGCCAGATCGCAACGAACAATGTTGCCCAGCATCAGCTGAACATCCGGCCGCCGCAACTCACGTCGTTTTCCCCTGCCGCCGACTGGACATTTCGTATGCCTCGGCCAGCAAACTCTTCATCATTTCCAAGGTGGCAGCACCGGGGTTCAAAACCGAGACCCAATACATAGAGCCATAGACCGGATGCGGCAGCCAGCGGTCGATAGCAGTGAAATCGTATTCGCTGCTGACCGTTCCCGCTGCCGGCGGCGAAAACGGTTCCGGTCCCAACAGAGACCGGAACGTTTCCTTACTCACGCCGATATTCAGGCGATAGATCCCCGTCCGGTCCAGTTGCGAAAACTGGTCATGCCGATCACCCGTCACGAGCGTAGCAAACGGGAATCGCCGATCTGGCGGCGCTTGCTCCCCCGGATCGTAAAAAAAGTATCGGTCCCCGTCCTTCTCGACTACATCCACTCCGGCCAGCGAAGTGGTGATGTACTGCGTCAGTTCGACTTCGTCCATTTGCGATCTCAGCTCGACTCCCGCCTTACTTCAAATCCAGGCCATTCAAAAACGCATCCAGTTCCCGCTTCAGCTTCTGTTCGCTTTCGAGCGCCTGCGTGATCTGCGTCCGCAAGCCGTCGATGCTATCTTCCTGCTGTGTGAACTTGGTGACATAGCGGCGGAACAGATCGGAGTCTTTCGGCAACTGAGCCATGTTGTCCCGAATCCGCTTCTGCTCCTGATCGATCACCGCCACTTGCCGTTCGAGTTCGCCCCGCTTGGCAGTGGCCGCTTGAATTGCCGTCTTCCGCGCGACCACTTCTTGTAGCGCCTTCTTCACGTCGGCGCTCACCACGGTCGAGTTGACATAAAAGATGATCGTGTTGCTATCGAGGTTCGTAATCGCAATCTGCTCGCCCGAAGTGTGCTCTTCCTTAATGTCGAGCGTTACGGGCTTGCCCGGTTCAGCTGCAACCGCAAACCGATAGCGATCGCGAGTCTTCTCTTCTGGATCCTTCGGCGAGACCAACGTCCAGGGCTGCTGCAGCGGATATTCGATCAGCACTTTCTTGGCCTTCTTGCCGCTGTTTTTCACGATGAACGACTTTGTCCGTTCGTTTTTGTGGCTCGTGTACATCGTCCCCTTGTTGATCCGCACGCTGACCAGCTTTTGCGGCTCTTGCTTCATGCTCGGAGCCACTTCAGTATCCAGATCCATCGCATAACTGATCAGTCGTTCGGTACCGGGGGGCAAGTCTTGAATCTGCGCGTCACCCGCATAAGCTCCGTCGTCGAACACAGTGATCGGCCCTTGCATCAAGTGCAGTTCCGTCGTGTTCTTCAGCTTCAGCCCGTTCAGCGGATGCTTGACATGTTGCGACTCGCTATAGATCGACAACTTTTCGCCCGCCACCGATTCGTTCACAATCGGCAACATGGCGCTTTGGCTGCGCTGCAGTTTGACGGGCGTCGCAATCTGATAGCGGAACATCTCTCCCACATCGGAAGCCTGCGCCATCGACTGCCCGCCCCGTTGCAAGTCCATCCGCTCGCGCAACGATTCGGCATCGCGTTTTCCGGCCATCGCATATTCGGGCTTCGCCGGCGGAGCTCCCGGGGCCGCAGCTGCCAGGTTCATTCGGCGATTGGCCAACTGTTCCTGCTCAACGTAACCCTTTGCCTTCTCGGCCTTGTCTTCCGCCACCCGACGAAAATCGGCATCCGCGCCGCGCAGGTCCTGATCGTAAGTGCGCGGGCTCAGCGAGGCGAACAACTCCGGCTTCACTTCCGGCCGGTCGATGTACAGCGGCTGATACAAGTCCATCACAAACGAGATGGGGCGCCCACTGACCAGCGTCAGGTTCACGTTGTCCCAATCCGATTCGGTGGTGTTTTCGACAATCGCCCAACCTTGCAAAAACGGCTTCTCGTCGTCGGCCAGCACCAGGCGATAGCTGGTTTTCCAAATCGGCGCCTCTTGCACATAACCGACGTTCACGTCGCGCGCACCCGCGCCGAGGAACGTCAGCGAAACGGTTTTCTTGTCCGAATTCTTGCCGGTCGCCAGCACCAGCAGCGCCTGCCGCAATTCCGCATCGAGCCGCGCATTGCTTAACTTGATCCGCCCCACGTTTTCGAGCGAGACGCTCCGCAGCCCTTCTTCGGTCAGCAGGTTCACAAACCTCGCATCGACCACTTCATCTTTACCGGCCGGTACCCGGCGCGTTTCGACCCCCACGATCGTGCCGACAATCTTCGTCGGCGCGTCGATTTCGATCTGCTCCCCCCGAATCTGTTGCAGCAAATCGCCCAGCGTCGGATTGCGGGTCAGGTCGATCGAAAACGTGCTCAGGGCGCGATCGATCGGCACTTTGCTGCCATAGCTGACGGTCGAAATCCGTCCGCCACCCATATCTTGCAGCACCATGCTCTTGAGCAGGTCGTTGATGTCGCGGACGTTGAACTTCATGTCGACGGTCGCATTCCCTTCGACCTTCCCCGCGTGTTCGAAGAACGCCACCCCCGAGCTGAACATCACCACGCGCTTGACAGGGATGTCGATTCCCTTCTCTTTTTCCTGAGCAAAACTGGACGCGCTCGCCAGAAACATCGGGCCCACACCAGCTGCCACCGCCAACGCCGCAAACCGCAACCACCGCCGCCAAGGATTGACTTGAGACATTCGAGAGGCTCCCTAAGTGTTTGAATCTGTGCTTGTTACGCCCGTCCACCGCCCGCAGCTCGCCCCGCCGCAGCCCAGTCTACTCTCCCTTAAGACGAACTTCCCCCCGAAAGCGTTTTCCAGCCCTCCCTCGCCTCGGTACTCCAGGGTGAGGGGCCGCACTATGCACGACCTTTCCTTCGCTCGCAATCTCCCCGCTCGTCTTCATTCTGCCTTCTGCCTTCTGCATTCTGCATTCTGCGTTCTTCCTTCTCCCTTTCCTCCGCCCTTTCCCGTTCCTCTCGCTTCCACGGCTTCTCGGGCTCGACCCACATGCCCGGAATTGGCATGAGGTAGCCACCCACGTCGCGAAAGATGCGGCCGTGCTGGTTGACGTGCAGCGAACTCTTCTTCACGGGCTGCGTTGGCGCGCCCTGCGACGGCACTGGAAGTTCCGCGGGGCGCTCGTGCGGCTCGAGCAGTTCCGGCGCATGCTGCAACTTGTACGACAGCGACAACTGCTGCGCCAACCGGCTCCTCCCCTCTGCGGTCAGGTTCTGCGGGATCTCTAGCTTGGGAGTAAAAGCAGAGGGGGAGAGTGGGAGTGAGGGAGAGGGGGAGACAGGAACAAGAGCGGGAATTGCCGTCTGGAAATTTCCGGAATCTTCAATTGTTTCGACATGACTCTCTGCACTCTTATCTACTGACTCCTCCACGACTTCCGCCACAATAATTTCCTCCTGACTCGCACAACTTTCCATTTTCAATTTCCAGAATTCTTCCTCCGTCTTCACTTCTGCATTCTGACTTCTACCTTCTGACTTGTTCTCTGCTTCCTTCTCCCCCTCTCCCTTACTCCCACTCTCCCCCTCTTTCCCCGCCCGCTCCCACTTCGCCAGTTCCCGCAGCGACAGGTCCACCTCCGCGCGCAGTTCGGCGATCATTTCTTCCTTCGTCAGCGCGGCGGGCTCGAACAGTCGCCCCTCGCAGCTGAGGTCCACCGTGC
Above is a window of Anatilimnocola aggregata DNA encoding:
- a CDS encoding DUF6194 family protein, yielding MDEVELTQYITTSLAGVDVVEKDGDRYFFYDPGEQAPPDRRFPFATLVTGDRHDQFSQLDRTGIYRLNIGVSKETFRSLLGPEPFSPPAAGTVSSEYDFTAIDRWLPHPVYGSMYWVSVLNPGAATLEMMKSLLAEAYEMSSRRQGKTT
- a CDS encoding DUF4139 domain-containing protein → MSQVNPWRRWLRFAALAVAAGVGPMFLASASSFAQEKEKGIDIPVKRVVMFSSGVAFFEHAGKVEGNATVDMKFNVRDINDLLKSMVLQDMGGGRISTVSYGSKVPIDRALSTFSIDLTRNPTLGDLLQQIRGEQIEIDAPTKIVGTIVGVETRRVPAGKDEVVDARFVNLLTEEGLRSVSLENVGRIKLSNARLDAELRQALLVLATGKNSDKKTVSLTFLGAGARDVNVGYVQEAPIWKTSYRLVLADDEKPFLQGWAIVENTTESDWDNVNLTLVSGRPISFVMDLYQPLYIDRPEVKPELFASLSPRTYDQDLRGADADFRRVAEDKAEKAKGYVEQEQLANRRMNLAAAAPGAPPAKPEYAMAGKRDAESLRERMDLQRGGQSMAQASDVGEMFRYQIATPVKLQRSQSAMLPIVNESVAGEKLSIYSESQHVKHPLNGLKLKNTTELHLMQGPITVFDDGAYAGDAQIQDLPPGTERLISYAMDLDTEVAPSMKQEPQKLVSVRINKGTMYTSHKNERTKSFIVKNSGKKAKKVLIEYPLQQPWTLVSPKDPEEKTRDRYRFAVAAEPGKPVTLDIKEEHTSGEQIAITNLDSNTIIFYVNSTVVSADVKKALQEVVARKTAIQAATAKRGELERQVAVIDQEQKRIRDNMAQLPKDSDLFRRYVTKFTQQEDSIDGLRTQITQALESEQKLKRELDAFLNGLDLK
- a CDS encoding creatininase family protein, which translates into the protein MPSRALTEYRYEKLTWPEINDAIEEGQVCIVPCGAVEQHGPHLPLDVDLVCPGGIARGAGLEIPSKVKVLPIVAYGYTGHVMDFPGTINNDFEHFMHHVLDITKSLAYHGFKKIILLNGHGSNMPNLDLVARRTNLETDAECLVAAWWNLLTVDKEFLPSWRESKFPGGCAHACELETSLYMYLDGDNVRKDLIKNGLISFNADESPFQWVDLFGAGPATVVSWTSSYSETGVLGEAELATAEKGRRAYEEAVKQLVRFATWFKDRPKDVRRDHHRTPPTMPIPWGQRPVKQ
- a CDS encoding cupin domain-containing protein, giving the protein MTAATAKPPYELVDFAVIAPVACPCGQARRGLAEVTDYPGTIHVTEISVDAKLHYHKTLTETYYFLECEPNARMQLNDEILDVRPGTCIMIRPGTRHRALGQAKVLIVVYPKFDPHDEWFDE